Below is a window of Tolypothrix bouteillei VB521301 DNA.
GCTGTGTGCAATAGCTTTATTCATTGTATTCTCAATAATCTTCCCTCAGAAACTTCATCTGGTTGGGTTGGTACGGAATTAGTACAAATTCTTTCTGCTTTAACAGAATCTCTCAACCAAGATGGGAAATGTGTTTCTGTATAAGGAATAAAATTTGGTAAACCTTTCATATATTACAGACCATTAATAACTAACGACTAACGCATTAGGATTTTATATTTTGCATTCTCAATTTAGAATTTTTAATTTCTTTATTTAAATTGGAGGGTAAGAAGCTCCCTTTAGGAGTTGTATCTCCTACTTGCGTTGTTGTTACTTGTTTATTTTGTGAAGATATATTCTTATTGTTTGAACCTTCTTGGTCTTCAGAGCCGCTTAATAAAGAAACATCAATTAAAGGCAAAGTTATTGTCACTGTTGTTCCCGAATTATTACCCTGACTTTCAAGGGTAATAGTACCTCCCATAAGTTCCATTAAGTTGCGCGATATTGCCAGACCCAATCCCGTACCTCCAAATTTACGAGCATTGGCATCATCTACCATAACAAAGGGACGAAAAAGTTTTGACTGTTGTGTGGGATCGATCCCTATACCTGTATCTTTAACTTTTATAATAACCTCAGCTTTGTCATCACGATTTTGAATATCTGTAGAAATTGTAATGCTTCCTTCTTCGGTGAACTTGGTAGCATTGCCAATAACATTAATAAGTACTTGTTTTAGCTTTGGTGAATCAGCATTAACGGGTAGAATTTCTTCTAACTGTGGGATATTTAATTGCAGACCTTTTTTTTGCACGCTAACAGATTGTATGTTGATAACATCTTTTAAAATTTGTGTTAAATCTACAGGTTTCAGAACAACTGATAGCTTGCCTGCTTCTATTTTAGAAATATCAAGAATATCGTTAATAATGCCTAACAAGTGAATTGCTGTATCATCAGCACGCTTGAGAAATTCTAGTTCTTCTTCTCTGTCATCACACATACCTTCTCTTACTATACGAACGCAATTGATAATGATGTTAAGTGGATTTCTTAATTCATGGGATGTTGCTGCTAGGAATTGCGTTTTTACCTGATTGGCATCTTTGGCTTCTTTCCATGCTAATTCCAACTCTTTTGCCCAAATTTTAAGGCGACTCAACATTTGATGCAGGGCTTGGGCTAATTGGTTAAATTCACGAATTTGGAAATTATCAGGTACTGGTTGTGTAGATTCGTTGAGGTGAAGATTTAAAGCATAGTCTCTTAGTTTTTCTACAGGTTGTGCTAAATAACGAGCTACATACAATGAAGCTAATACACTTGCTCCAACCAAACCAAATGTTAAAACGACAAGAATAATTTTTATGTCTTGAAGCCCGTAAAGAGCATCATCCAAACTAGTGACTGATATGATAACCCATTTTTTATTTTGTCCTTCTGTAACGACGGGGCTTGGGATTGCTGTATATCCTGCTAGTAACTCTTCCCCTTCATTTTCAAAAAACAAATGTAGGAAATCTTGCTTTCCTACCAAAGCGTTTTTAACAATGCTTTTCAATCTTGCAGCATCGGCATGTTGTTCTATATTCGTTCCAACTCGGGATGCTATTGGATGTGCTAGGATAGTCCCATCATCAGAAATAATGACAGTAGAACCGGTTAACAATCCCAGTTTATTATTAATTTTTTGTTGCATTATGACTGATTTAAATCTCAAGACATAACGCATATTTTCTTCACTATCATACACGGGTGCAGATAGCATGAGTTGCAGATTATTTCGTATATCTTTTTGACCCGTTGTTCCGACTTTTGGTGGTAATATAGTTTCGACGTTAAAGCCTTCACTGGCAAAAGGAAATTTTACCTCTCCAAACGATTTAAGACCACAAGTACTAGCTAAGATATCATTACTTTGGGGATCGATTAATTGAATGCAATCAATTTGTTTGGGTAGTTGTTTTGCAATTTTGGTTAGAAATTTCTGCACTTCTATAGGTAAACCCGCTCGCACAGTCGTTGTTTGACTTGCGTTGATTAAATTGATTTTTAAAGCAGCACTCGCTTCTATAAGCTTCTCGCCCTTAATAATGGCACTTTCTGTTAAATTTTGCCGCGCTGTTTCCAGCAGACTAGAGCGGGCCTTTTTATAAGCTACAATCTCCCCTATCAATAAAACTGGAACTGACAGTAGCAAAATCTTTGATACTAAAATTCTCCGAAAAGATGATTGACGGGGTTTAGCCATCGGCGTCTCTCTTGATTATGTGCCAATCACAGCAGCAACTCAAAAAAGTTGCTATTGTTCTTGAGTTACAAAATTTCCTATTTTACGATCCTATTTAAAATATAAAAAAGTTCAATAGGAAAAAGAAATGAAGTATACAAACTCTCATAAAAATGCTTGTTCGTGCAACTATCGTTTACGCGCAAATCATCATGATGAAATTTGAGAATAGAAAGTTTCCGGCATTGTATTGTTAAAAGTAACAGGTTTCTTTGAAAACATAAAAACAATCAATCCAATTAAACTGTGCAAGACCGTCCACATACCATAGTAATCTTAGCAATGAGCGCAGATGGCAAAATATCAGATGTCACGCGATCGCCTGCTCGCTTTGGTTCAAAAACTGATAAAGCCCACCTCGAAGAACAAATTGCTTTGGCTGATGCTGTCATATTTGGTGCTGGTACTCTCCGCGCCTACGGTACAACAATCACCGTATCACACCCACAACTGCTGCAACAACGAGCTCGTGCGGAAAAGCCGCCCCAGCCGATACAAATAGTAATTACAGCTTCTGGGCACCTAAATCCGGAAATGCGCTTTTTTAGGCAAAAAATTAGCCGTTGGTTACTAACCACATCAGCAGGATCGCTTTTTTGGAAAGAACGTTCGGATTTTGAGCAAATACTAGTTTTTGAAAAAACAACAGGAGAAATCGACATGGAAGCTGGTTTAAAACATTTGAACAATTTAGGCATAAAACGTTTGGCTGTTTTGGGTGGTGGCGAGTTAGTCTCCTCGATGCTAGATACAGATTTAATCGATGAATTTTGGCTCACTATCTGTCCGTTGATTTTAGGTGGTACAACCGCACCTACACCAGTGGAAGGAAAGGGGTTTTTCCCCGAGCTAGCGCCGAGCTTGCAATTATTAGAAGTTCGCACCATCGAACAAGAGGTTTTTCTGCACTATTTTTTCAAGAGGTCAAAAGAATAGTGTTAAAATTTAATACAATTACTTTTTTAGGTATTTTAACCTCTACCAAAATTTCGGCGTCGTTTTTCCTCTATAGAAAGACAGCGTTATCACTTCCAAACCTACAAGCTTTTTATGAACTGGCTAGCCCACTTGTTTTTGTCAGAAAAGAACGTTGAAAGTCGCTTGGGAAACCTCCTTGCTGATTTAGTTAAAGGTTCAGCTCGCCAGAATTTGAGCTTAGGTATCCGGCGAGGTATAGAATGCCATAATTTTATTGATAAATTTACCGATTGTCACTCCATCGTTCAATGCAGCAAAAGCAGAATTTGTCAAGAATATAAACGATTTGCTGGAATACTGGTAGATGTCTTTTACGATTACTTTCTTGCCAAAAACTGGTTTGTGTACTCAAACATACCGCTTGATGAGTTTACAACTCAAATATATGAGTCATTTCAGGCTTACCCAGGGCAACTACCCATACCCGTAAGAGAGATTTTAAATCGGATGGCTGTTGAGGACTGGTTGGGGTCTTATCGCAATTTAGCTGGTGTAGAAAAGACCATTGGGAGGATATCTTACAGACTGTCAACGCGGTTGTCTAAGCCCTTCACTTTAAACCTAGCTGTCAGCGAATTGATCGCACACGAGCGGGATCTGGACAATGATTTTCAAGAATTTTTCCCAGAATTACTCGCTCACACCCAAAATTGGCATCTTGCTTAGTATTTACTGTAAAAATGTTGGAACAAATAAAGCCTCGTTATTCAGTTGCTTGGAACAACAAAATTGCTGAAGTACCCAAAGATGCATGGGATGCTCTGGCTTTACCACTCAAAACCCCGTTTTTAGAGTGGGAGTGGCTGAATAATCTTGAAACCTCCCAAAGTGCTACTGCTAATACTGGCTGGTTGCCAAATCACTTAACTGTATGGCGTGACAAAATACTTATAGCAGCTGCGCCTTTGTACATTAAAGGGCACAGCTATGGCGAATTTGTCTTCGATCATCAGTGGGCTGACTTAGCACAACGTATTGGTGTAGAATATTACCCAAAAATGCTGGGAATGTCGCCCTTTACACCTGCTGAAGGTTATCGATTTTTAATTGCGCCAGGAGAAGATGAGCATGACATTACAGCAATGATGGTACGTGAAATTGACGGCTTCTGTACCAAACACCGTATTTCTGGCTGTCATTTTCTCTATGTCGATCCGCAATGGCGTCCCATCCTCGAAAGTCAAGGTTTTACCCCTTGGCTGCATCACAGCTACATTTGGCAAAATTCTGGGTTTAATACTTTTGACGATTACTTGTCAGTTTTCAATGCCAATCAACGTCGCAATATTAAGCGCGAACGTAAAGCGGTGGAAAAAGCTGGTTTGAAATTGCAGCCTTTGTTTGGTGATGAAATTCCAAAATCCTTATTTCCCCTCATGTACCAGTTCTACGCAGATACTTGTGATAAATTTGGTTGGTGGGGTAGCAAGTACTTGACAAAGCGGTTTTTTGAACAACTGCACACTCATTACCGCCATCGGGTTGTGTTTTTTGCCGCCTACAACGAACAAGATAACCGTCAGCCAATAGGAATGTCTTTTTGCTTGGTTAAAGATGACCAAATGTATGGACGCTATTGGGGTTCTTTTCAAGAAATTGACTGTTTGCATTTTGATGCTTGCTACTACGCGCCAATAGAATGGGCGATCGCAAACGGCGTTCAATTATTTGACCCCGGTGCAGGTGGACGGCATAAAAAACGTCGGGGTTTTCCAGCTACCGTCAATCATAGCTTACACCGCTTTTACAATAATCGTTTGTCACAGATTCTGCGTCCCTATATCAATCAAGTTAACGAACTCGAACAGCAGGAGATTGAGGGAATTAATGCGGAGTTGCCATTTAGTCAAAAGGATGAAAAATGAAGGATAAAGGAGAACGACACCTGCTAAAAGTACAACATAATATCTAAACTTAAGAAGGGGTTAAGTAAAGGTAAAAACTCCCATTTTTGAACGTTAATTTTAAGGTGAATATGGATTTGACTGTTTCAAATTTAGCGTTAATTGATGAAAAGCTTTCTCAACGTCATATTGACCTTGACCCCGGTGGATATTTTATTATTTACGTGAATCGGGAAGAAGGTTTAATTTGTGCCAAGCATTATACAAATGTGATTGACGATCGCGGCTTAGCGGTCGATCCTGAAACAGGACAAGTGATTCCCGCACGGGGAAAAGTAGAACGGACCCACAGTATAGTATTCAGTGGCAGAACAGCAAAAGAACTCTGCGTTAGAATCTTTGAGGAAACTCAACCCTGTCCGGTCACTCAGCTAGACCATGCTGCTTACTTAGGTCGGGAATTCATCCGCGCTGAGATTGCTTTGGTGACAGGGCAAGACTATGTTCAGGATTAAACAGTTAGTGGTTAGTGGTTACCACTAACCACTAACCACTAACCACTAACCATTAGATGATGGCTGATTGATCTGGTAAATGTAGTATGTTGCCATTGGAATAATGGTTGCAGCAATGAGAAGCCCTATCACCCAAGCAGTTGCATTACCTTGATCGGTATCTTCTGCTTTTGTGAAGGTGCCTTCCACCTGTACTTTCTCAGCTATTTGGGGTGGTCCCGGATCGGGTTCCCCCGATAAGACGGCAACTATGCGATCGCTTGCATCTAAAAACGCCTGATTGTACTTGTTGCCGTCGCGTAATGGTGCTGTTAGGGTTTCAGAAGCTACACTTTTAGCAATGTCATCTGACAACAAAGATTTTACTTTGTCACCAGTCACAATTGAGACACCGTTGGTTAAGGTATCAATCATCAAGAGAGTTTGATTTGCCGATTGCTCTTTTGTGGGAAACCATCTTTGAAAGAGTTGTTTTGTAAAGCTTTCCGGTGTTTCACCATAGTCAAGACGGCGAACTGTAACAAATCTCACTTCATTTCCAGTTTTATTTGCCAAGTTTTCAAAAGCAGTGCTAATTTTGCCTTCGTTAGAACGGCTAAGAACTTCACCGCGATCGATAACCCAAGTACTACCTGGTGTGATATCCGGTATTTGATCTACACCTGTAGCCAGAGCAGGTACAGCAAACATGGAAGAAGCAAGAATTACCATCACAAGCGACAGAATGAGTAATTTGATATTTTTTGTCAAATTACTGACTGGATTGAGGATCTGTTTCATGAGATTTGCCAAAACATGGAATAATTGCACCAAGATTAATATATACCTACGGTACAATCTCTGGTTCAATTAGAAACTTGAAATCTCAGAGATTCAGAAACCCTTGAGGACAAGGATGGTAAAGTACGAAGCTCTTCACGCACGCTCATCAGAATTTTGCCAAGGTAATTTTGACCTGTATTTTTGGCTCCACATCCCCAAAAATAATCGGTGGGAGAATTTTCTACAATCGATTGGTCACCCGTGGTCAAAAGAATTTCTCTAATATCAGCATGAGTTAAAAACTTTTTGAGAACCGCTTCTCTCATAACTTGAGTTTTGACTGCCTCCCAGTCAGGACGAACCTGGCGAGTACAATCGCGACCTAACGCCGCCGCTTGTTCTGGCGTTTCGGCAACATAGATAAGAGGTATCACTACCGCATCTGGTGTTCCGACAAACTTTTGAGCTTGATAATAGTGCTCAACTGTAGACCAGCAAACACCATCGATTCGGATGGAGTGAAACGAAAAATTAGAAAAACAGCCGTAAGGCTGCCAAACCTTGTAAAAATAAATGGTCATATGAAAATTGCTTTTTTATGCCTCTATTTTCTTCCCTAACTGTAGATACTAGCAAGAACTGAGTAAATTTCAATTCTTCCGCAGTAAGTGTCTTTGGGTAGAGGATTGAGCTGGGAAGACAGATTTATCCTGAGGAGACAGTAAATGATGTGAGGTGGAGGATGGAAGACAAAAGCGGAAAAAGAGATCGTCGCACACCATTGCTTGTTGCTGGAATTTTTCTAGGTATAGGTCTAAGTGGGTTCTTTGATGGCATAGTCCTGCATCAAATTCTCCAATGGCATCATATGTTAAGCAGCATTCGACCTCCAACCACAGTCTCTAACATAGATATAAACACGCTTTGGGATGGCTTGTTCCATGCTTTTGACTGGATAATGACTGCGATCGGAGTTATTTTGCTCTGGAGGGCGGGACGACACAATGATGTTCCTTGGTCATCAAACCTTTACTTTGGCTCTATCTTCATTGGCGCTGGATTGTTCAACTTGGTTGAAGGTGTCATTGACCATCATATTCTCGGCATTCACCACGTGAAACCCGGACCCCACGAGTTAATTTGGGATTTAGGATTTTTGGCATCCGGTGCGCTGCTTGTCGCTCTTGGGTGGGTCATGATACAAAGGACAGAAAGTTAGTCACTAGTTGTTAGTTGTTGGCTGTTAGTAGGGGCGCAATACCTAACGCCCGTACACCCTCCCCATATTTTTCTATGTCCTTAGATTCTTTTGAAAAAACAAGTTGGAATTGGCAGATCTCTCAATTGCAACAACAAGTTGGAGAATGGATAGAATATCAGTTTTCTGGTTTCCAATTTAAACCAGATCTGCCTAGTGGATGGCAAATAAGCCCTTGGCTGTTTGACGTACTCAATTTTATATTTTGGCTGTTACTCAGTTTCTTCTTACTATGGGTTAGTTGGCGGTTGTGGCAAGAACTCAACCCCTATCTTTATTCTTGGTTAGCA
It encodes the following:
- a CDS encoding RibD family protein — its product is MQDRPHTIVILAMSADGKISDVTRSPARFGSKTDKAHLEEQIALADAVIFGAGTLRAYGTTITVSHPQLLQQRARAEKPPQPIQIVITASGHLNPEMRFFRQKISRWLLTTSAGSLFWKERSDFEQILVFEKTTGEIDMEAGLKHLNNLGIKRLAVLGGGELVSSMLDTDLIDEFWLTICPLILGGTTAPTPVEGKGFFPELAPSLQLLEVRTIEQEVFLHYFFKRSKE
- a CDS encoding GNAT family N-acetyltransferase, coding for MLEQIKPRYSVAWNNKIAEVPKDAWDALALPLKTPFLEWEWLNNLETSQSATANTGWLPNHLTVWRDKILIAAAPLYIKGHSYGEFVFDHQWADLAQRIGVEYYPKMLGMSPFTPAEGYRFLIAPGEDEHDITAMMVREIDGFCTKHRISGCHFLYVDPQWRPILESQGFTPWLHHSYIWQNSGFNTFDDYLSVFNANQRRNIKRERKAVEKAGLKLQPLFGDEIPKSLFPLMYQFYADTCDKFGWWGSKYLTKRFFEQLHTHYRHRVVFFAAYNEQDNRQPIGMSFCLVKDDQMYGRYWGSFQEIDCLHFDACYYAPIEWAIANGVQLFDPGAGGRHKKRRGFPATVNHSLHRFYNNRLSQILRPYINQVNELEQQEIEGINAELPFSQKDEK
- a CDS encoding NADAR family protein, translating into MTIYFYKVWQPYGCFSNFSFHSIRIDGVCWSTVEHYYQAQKFVGTPDAVVIPLIYVAETPEQAAALGRDCTRQVRPDWEAVKTQVMREAVLKKFLTHADIREILLTTGDQSIVENSPTDYFWGCGAKNTGQNYLGKILMSVREELRTLPSLSSRVSESLRFQVSN
- a CDS encoding DUF4346 domain-containing protein, coding for MDLTVSNLALIDEKLSQRHIDLDPGGYFIIYVNREEGLICAKHYTNVIDDRGLAVDPETGQVIPARGKVERTHSIVFSGRTAKELCVRIFEETQPCPVTQLDHAAYLGREFIRAEIALVTGQDYVQD
- the psb32 gene encoding photosystem II repair protein Psb32 → MKQILNPVSNLTKNIKLLILSLVMVILASSMFAVPALATGVDQIPDITPGSTWVIDRGEVLSRSNEGKISTAFENLANKTGNEVRFVTVRRLDYGETPESFTKQLFQRWFPTKEQSANQTLLMIDTLTNGVSIVTGDKVKSLLSDDIAKSVASETLTAPLRDGNKYNQAFLDASDRIVAVLSGEPDPGPPQIAEKVQVEGTFTKAEDTDQGNATAWVIGLLIAATIIPMATYYIYQINQPSSNG
- a CDS encoding ACP phosphodiesterase produces the protein MNWLAHLFLSEKNVESRLGNLLADLVKGSARQNLSLGIRRGIECHNFIDKFTDCHSIVQCSKSRICQEYKRFAGILVDVFYDYFLAKNWFVYSNIPLDEFTTQIYESFQAYPGQLPIPVREILNRMAVEDWLGSYRNLAGVEKTIGRISYRLSTRLSKPFTLNLAVSELIAHERDLDNDFQEFFPELLAHTQNWHLA
- a CDS encoding DUF2243 domain-containing protein, translating into MEDKSGKRDRRTPLLVAGIFLGIGLSGFFDGIVLHQILQWHHMLSSIRPPTTVSNIDINTLWDGLFHAFDWIMTAIGVILLWRAGRHNDVPWSSNLYFGSIFIGAGLFNLVEGVIDHHILGIHHVKPGPHELIWDLGFLASGALLVALGWVMIQRTES
- a CDS encoding ATP-binding protein; amino-acid sequence: MAKPRQSSFRRILVSKILLLSVPVLLIGEIVAYKKARSSLLETARQNLTESAIIKGEKLIEASAALKINLINASQTTTVRAGLPIEVQKFLTKIAKQLPKQIDCIQLIDPQSNDILASTCGLKSFGEVKFPFASEGFNVETILPPKVGTTGQKDIRNNLQLMLSAPVYDSEENMRYVLRFKSVIMQQKINNKLGLLTGSTVIISDDGTILAHPIASRVGTNIEQHADAARLKSIVKNALVGKQDFLHLFFENEGEELLAGYTAIPSPVVTEGQNKKWVIISVTSLDDALYGLQDIKIILVVLTFGLVGASVLASLYVARYLAQPVEKLRDYALNLHLNESTQPVPDNFQIREFNQLAQALHQMLSRLKIWAKELELAWKEAKDANQVKTQFLAATSHELRNPLNIIINCVRIVREGMCDDREEELEFLKRADDTAIHLLGIINDILDISKIEAGKLSVVLKPVDLTQILKDVINIQSVSVQKKGLQLNIPQLEEILPVNADSPKLKQVLINVIGNATKFTEEGSITISTDIQNRDDKAEVIIKVKDTGIGIDPTQQSKLFRPFVMVDDANARKFGGTGLGLAISRNLMELMGGTITLESQGNNSGTTVTITLPLIDVSLLSGSEDQEGSNNKNISSQNKQVTTTQVGDTTPKGSFLPSNLNKEIKNSKLRMQNIKS